GTGTTTGTCATTTTGTCAAGTAGGAAACTTATGAACATTGATTACCAGCAAGAGGTGCATGTCACACCAGATCAGCTGTGTAACATGAATGCCCTTTGAAGTAGTGGTATGGCAGAAAATTCAGCACAAGTTCATTGGCATGATTTGCTGTGATAACAGCTGGTGTTCATTCCTGCTGAactgttccttttttttaatccacAGAGAAAGTAGTTCCACTTAGGTTATTATTTCAATTCTGCTTCTGACATATGCAAGAGAACAACTATTTATCACAAGGTGTTACTATCACATATGCAGTATAAAAGCAATTGCATGATTCCAATTAAATATCCATTTTACTCTCATGTATACATAGTGTAACTTACTTGTTGGTGGCTGAGTACTGATCGTGGCAGTacaatttttcttcattttttttccccttccattGAAATAACAACAACATTTTGAAAGTCTTACGAAATGTTTTGTTACATAGAGCATAGCACATGGGGTTGACTGTGCTGTTGACATAGCACAACCAATACCCAAGATGCCATAATGACAGTGGTATACAGTTTGAACAGAATGTTGAGACTAATACCATGATATTGTAAGGTGTCCAGGTGATAATGAAAGCTAGTAGGATAGCACTAAGAGTCTGTGCTGCCTTTTTTTCTTTGATCAAAACCAACCGTTTTCTCTTGGTGATCTGAATTCTAAGATTTTGATCAAGATTTTTAATAAATGGGGCTTCTGGGTCAGCAGAAGAGCAGGGTGTTGTTTTTATTTGTGTGCAACCATTACTTGTGTCCGGAATTGATGAAACACTGTCGTTTTTAACAGCCAATTTATTACATTTGTAGGAAACATATTTTTTGTCTTTCTCCATTTGTTTTTTTACGGGGGACACCAAATAGATTTGATTTTCATAATCGTTTATTATAGGATGTTTTTCCAAGgacatctttgtgtcatcctcacGAGTACACTCATCATTCTGATTCTGTCCTTTAAAAGACACAGAGTAGACTGATTTTGTGGTAAGCTTTTCATCATCCTCTGATGGTGGGTAATTAGCACAAGAAGCCATTTTGTCGCTTTTTAACCATTCATCTGTGACATTTTGTGTGGGTGTGGTTCTTAGAGTCACAGTTGTGCTTCTGTTTGAAGAAGACCATGATACTTGGCATCTTTCCCTGTTAGGGAGCTTGCGTCTTTCACAACCAAAGCAGGACTTGAACAGAGTCTTTTTGGAAGAAGCAACTTCATTTTCAGACCCTAGATTTGATCCTTGAAGTTCAGCCAGATCCTTAGTGCGCCTTTCGGTCTCTTTATAGATACGGCAGTACAATATCGTCATCACCGACACAGGAATATAGAAAGCAGCTATTGCCGTACCAAAGGTAATAATGGGCTCAGACAAAAATTGTATCTGACATTCACTTGGAGGAACTGTTCTTTCTCCAACCAAATACTGCCAACATAAAATTGCTGGGGCCCATAATATCAAAGATATTAACCAAGCAAGTCCAATCATGATACCAGCCCTTTTACGTGTACGTTTAGCCCTATAGGTCAACGGTCGTGTGATTGAGAAGTACCGGTCAAAGCTTATAAGGAGCAAATTCATGACAGAAGCATTACTTGCTACATAATCCAATGCCAGCCACAGATCACATGTCAAATTTCCTAGTGACCAATAACCCATTAGTATATAAGAAGTGTAGAGATTCATTGAAAACACTCCAATGATTAAATCGGCACAGGCCAGACTTAACAAGTAATAATTGTTCACAGTCTTAAGCTGGCAGTTCACTTTGAATGACACTATGACTAAAATGTTGCCTATTATTGTTATAAAGCTTACAATTGCAGTAATAGTGGCAATTGATACTACTTTTAAAAGGTCGTGTCCTTCTTGTTGATTGGAGATATTACCAGTAAGAGTTGTATTCTTAAAAAGATCAGATCCCATGATTTCAGGAACTGGGGTAATATCTATAGTAAACAATGAGCAATGGGCTTAACTCTGTCAGAGACGGATGAGAAATCGAATACAGATGACGTGAACCTGGGATGATAATGGAGTAATTTCATCTGTAGGTATCTTTCCTGTTTGTTTCTTTGGTAcatctgaaaaagaaaaatgatGACTAAATTTGTTTCCTTGTTTTCCAGCAACCAGTATAAAATCTTATAATTTCACAAAATAAACCAAGATGTGGTTCAATCATTTTGATCAACTTGTAGCATTTAATCTTCCTGTTGTAATCTATCTCTCCATTTCACTTCTTCTGTATCAGCTCAAGGATACCAATGCTACTAATCATTTAATAGTAAATGTAACATTTACTACTGTAGATTTGAAAGTATTAAATATAATATGCATTTGGGTCTGTGGAGTTTTCTATGATTAATAAGTCCACTGCACCATGCTGCCTGAGGAACAGCTCCTCTTTAACTTGGAAGGACATGCTTTTTTAAGCCTGGGTCTTCCTCTTGTATAAGACAGAGCCTTATGGGTAAATCTTCATTTTCATGGAGATAATACATTCCTGTTTTGTGTACTCTGCACTGGATCACAGAATTTTGGTCAATTATAACTGGATTTTAGCTAATTGAGAGGTGTGAAAGGAGTATTATTTAAGGTGTTTCATTCCTGCTAATGGGTTTATGTTGCACAAAGTCACCTGCAACAAAATGTGGCCAATCCTAAACCCAAACATACTTTGAATTGCTCCCTTCCTCACATTTTGAATAAATATATTCGCCTTCGTGTTAAATTTCCTTGGTAAACAATGCACTGATAATGTTTTGTCTTAATATGATCTTAATCACAGAAAACTCCACAGACCCAAGTGCATATTATAGTTAACACCTTCAAATCTACAGCAGTAAATGTTATGTTTACTATTAAATGATTAGTAGCATCGGTATCCGTCATTGGGCACAGACCCAATTCTGTTTATGACGAATACTTTATTGTAATATCTGTGGCACAGCAACATTTCTGGAATGTGTTGAGCTCCAAATAACAGTTTTATataatataataaaaacagaaaatgctggaaatactcagaagggtgaccaaaagcttggtcaaagaggtgatcttgaaggaaggtcttaaaggaggagagggagatggagggatcattgggtctaggtggctgaaggcatggctgccaatggtgggatgatggGAGGGAGGATGCAACAAAGTCAATATGAATAGGTAATACATAGGCTGTGGTTAAAGCTTGGAGACTATCAAGTCATCTGGACTCTCTTCCTATTAGTCCATCAGCCCATCTTCTCCGCCCATTCCTTTTCCTGCTGGGTCAACCAGACCAAACTGAGGCAAGAAGGACAACAGCCACTCCAAATCTAAGAAATCTTCCAAGCTTTTTGTTCTTGCAACACTTCCAAGTTTGAGAAAAAACACCTCAATGCCTCGACATTTGATAACTTCCATGACAACCCCTGCTTATGGACGGCTGCCTCTGGTAACAAAGAATTTTTGTAACATAACCTATGTGTGCACAACAATGTAGATAACTAGAAAGTATAACTATATGGTCttacaaaccattgcacaaacaAAATACAGCATggttgaatgtgaatttaccccaattttaaGACAAATGAAACAGATGAaaattgaaagagaaaaaaataacttttattcAGTGCAATGTCACAAATACAAATGCATAAAGTAATCATAATGATACCTTCAGAATAATACCAGTGTTCTTGATACAGAATTTTCATTAATGCTGAAGTTTATAAAACCATGACATAGAGGCAGAACCTATTAAATCGCAGAGTGAAAGTCGCtgagtttttatttcaaaatgtgAACTATTTTGATGTTGCTGCCTGTTATGGGCTGTTGGTGCTTCTGGCTCTGTTTGGTAATCATAAGCTAGGCTTGGGTGAAAAAGGCCTTTCAATCCACTTGATTTAATCCTTCCAGAATGCCAACCCTACCATCTTCCCAATAGTTGTAGTAACACCCTGTGTTTATGAGTTAATGGTGATTCTGGCTGTGTATGTTGTTAACTCCCTGCTGCTCCTTGTAGTTAACAGGTGCCTGCCCCTCTGGCTTTGCTTATGGGTTGTTGGTGTCTGGCCATGTCTGCTAATACCTTGTATTGTGTTTCATGGATTGCTGGTAGCCCTTTTTGTGGATCTGTGTGCTGTGATGATCTCTCTTTGCTGCTTGCTCCATTTACGGGTTGCTTGTGgtcctatctctccctctgtgctgcaattttttttccacgTCTAGGAGTTGCTGGTGGCTTCATCTCCGTGAATAGGTTGGTGGTCATTCTGACTCTGTGTACTGTGCTGATTCCTGCCTTGTTTATCTGTACATCAGGCTCGGTGTGCTGTGTTGATCCCTCCTGTGCTTATGGGTTGCTGCTGGCTCTGGCCCTGAACATCCATACCACGTTCAGTGTCGCTAAGGCCTAAAATCAGGGCGTCTTTTTTACTGGCCAGCAAATTGGGGCAGAAGCCATTTCCGCTCCAAAATCAATGAGCACGAATTCATAATCACAATTTGACTGTTCCTGTTATCTGCTTGTCCAATCCCCATCCACCTGATTTACATATATTAAAATGAGGGCCAGTGGTTCTGGCATCCCAAATTTCAAGAAGTTATGATCACAAGGGTAAATTAGAAAGGGAAGGTAAGGGGAAATCTTTTGTCAGGATCAGCTGAGACTGGCAGAAGTGAGAAGCTTTTGCGCCTGAAGACTGCTGTAAGTTTCATCAGCATTTACTGCAGccaggaacaatttttttttgaccCTAGACAGAATCGGACTTGCTTCTGACTGCTTGTGGGGCCACCAAGATAttttacccccaccccccacacatagAGAGTTTCTCAAGAGCAGGTATGGGATTCCCAATAAGCATGCCTGAgtatgccattatcatggagATGGGGTAAGAGCAGAAGATGGAGGAAAGGAGAGTGAGATATTTCCCCCCTGCCCCAAAGAATATACAGGCAATACAGTTCAATGAGG
The nucleotide sequence above comes from Heptranchias perlo isolate sHepPer1 chromosome 10, sHepPer1.hap1, whole genome shotgun sequence. Encoded proteins:
- the chrm5b gene encoding muscarinic acetylcholine receptor M5b, whose product is MGSDLFKNTTLTGNISNQQEGHDLLKVVSIATITAIVSFITIIGNILVIVSFKVNCQLKTVNNYYLLSLACADLIIGVFSMNLYTSYILMGYWSLGNLTCDLWLALDYVASNASVMNLLLISFDRYFSITRPLTYRAKRTRKRAGIMIGLAWLISLILWAPAILCWQYLVGERTVPPSECQIQFLSEPIITFGTAIAAFYIPVSVMTILYCRIYKETERRTKDLAELQGSNLGSENEVASSKKTLFKSCFGCERRKLPNRERCQVSWSSSNRSTTVTLRTTPTQNVTDEWLKSDKMASCANYPPSEDDEKLTTKSVYSVSFKGQNQNDECTREDDTKMSLEKHPIINDYENQIYLVSPVKKQMEKDKKYVSYKCNKLAVKNDSVSSIPDTSNGCTQIKTTPCSSADPEAPFIKNLDQNLRIQITKRKRLVLIKEKKAAQTLSAILLAFIITWTPYNIMVLVSTFCSNCIPLSLWHLGYWLCYVNSTVNPMCYALCNKTFRKTFKMLLLFQWKGKKNEEKLYCHDQYSATNK